The Silene latifolia isolate original U9 population chromosome Y, ASM4854445v1, whole genome shotgun sequence sequence TTGCTTACAAGGCAGGTCAACCAGttaatttttgggtcattttgcTCCAAAGAAGTTGTGGGTCATTTGAGCCGATTTTTTGCAAATCGAATCATTTATATGTTCGTCTACTCAATTCCGTTGTTAGGTCAATTTTAATGTCAAAATGTTAATTTGCCTTGACTACATATATCCCTCTCTTTCAAAGGCTCTTATTTCACGCATGTGTTTGATTTGTTGCTGTTGAGTATATAGATTCTGGATGCCGATGGTGGTGGTTCATTAAAGAGTTCTTCAGGAACGCTAGCTGCTCGCGACAAAGTACAGTTTATGCCAATGCGTGAGGTGGATGGTGATTGGTGAGTCTACTACTCTACTACTGTCAAATTGTTGTGCATTCATATAAATCTGGAGATTCCATCGCCTATCCATAAAGCTCTAATTAATGGGATTTCTCTAGCTTAACTACCAATTATTGCAGGTTCTATGATCTGGTCTCTCATGATAATGGGATTCTAAAGAAAGGAATGGAAATTTTTCTCACTGGATGTTATCTTCGAATTTTTACTGATGGGGCTGTCTATCCCAGGTTTTTGCCAACAGAATATTTGGTGGTACTGTTGGATGAGGTAGCATATTTTATAATTGGTGAAGTTAAATCTTACTGTATGTAGGTATAGTTTGATGAAGTTAAATCTTACTGTATGTAGGTAGTTCGGTAGTAGCATTCTGCTAGATGTCCTGAGCATTGCACAAGTTTTGTCCTAGACTCTTAGTATTAAAAATAATTGTGTCTAGCCCTGGAGTTCCATTACTGGGATGAAGTTCACCTGCCTTCTGTTCTTTGATTGACGTGCCTTTAATGTCTAGCATCATAGTTTTACAAATGTGTAGACAGTACAGAATAATAATCAGCTAACCATCTTTGAATTTATCATAGGAAAAAGATAATGATGACATGTGACTGGGAGCTCAATGTTGCGTATCCACATGTTTACGCTCTTCTCTGTTTCATGATAaagatttttgttttttttttgtattcaTATAGGATCTTTACAGTAACTTGGTATAGTTATTATAACATCTCATTTAGTCTCCTAAGAGACGGTCTTATGCTCGTATTATCTGAAACCAATTCATTACTGAACCCCTACCCACATATTGTTTCAGTAACAAGACTGAGAAACTGTATTTTAGTCACTAGCTTGGTTAGTAAGAATTAGCTAATGTCAATCCTCTCCCAACAATATTTACAAAATACTGCTCATAAGACAACTTGTTTTTCTACATGTCTTATCTGTGGCTTTAAAGCAACAGAATAACAACATGAATCTTTTCCTATTGCAGATATGGATAGCAATATCAAATCAATGATTAAGATTATTAAAGTAGATGAAGACACTTTTGCAAGGCGAGCTGAAATGTATTATAAAAAGCGTCCCGATCTTATGAAACTGGTTGAAGAGTTCTACCGTGCATACCGTGCTTAAGTGGAAAGATATGATCATGCAACAAGGGTGATCCGCCAAGCCCATAAAACCATGGCAGAAGCATTTCCCAACCAAGTCCAATTCCTCATAACCAAAGACGGGACATTGAACCCGTCTAATGATTCTGATCCTCGCACACCTGAGATGCAGGCTCCTgtctgtgagatccctgaaaaaatctcctttttgaaaaTAAGTGAATAATGTGGGCCTCCGTGTCTAATAAGCCCCAGTTACCAACGGACTGACTAATAAGGTGGTTTGCCTTAATTACTTGGGCCTATTCATAAAAAAGAGTAATTAATAGTAAGGTTGGGTTACGAATTGTAGGTTAAAATTGGAAACAGTGGAACAGATATTTACGAATGGTTTTATGCCATTTTGAGCGGTTTCTTGAAAATAAGCGTGAAGAgcctttaattataacattgtcaatttccatttagtcattaaatttgagcctcatcatcgggtacccgtaaggctgacagacaactttgaggtgtctacagaagcccccactttgtccgagtctgagtaagacgaaggtcaaagtagtccggtcgggacagataaGGGTTAAGAAACATACCTGGGCCTCTTATATTACCTGTTTGGAGTAGTTGGAATCTGGAACTGGtttagcaaaactttgttttactaatTTGGAATGAAGCTGGTACTGGTGTAACGAAACTTTGTTTCGTTGGTCTTAAACTGGCATAGTGAAACTTTGTTTTATGATCTGGAACTggtatagccaaactttgtttagcttcTCTGGAACTGGCatgacaaaactttgttttgtcaATCTGGAATGGAGCTGGTAAAATTTTGTTTAACCATTCTGGAAACTGGTAtgacaaaactttgtttcgccgctctggaatctggtaaagcaaaactttgttttgttggtctggaatctggaatagctaaactttgtttagctggtctggaaactggtatagctaaactttgtttagctggtctggaATCTGCTTAAGCAAAATTTTGTTTCACTTAAGAGTGTACCTGCAAAATCTGATTTCACAAGCTCAAATGCGTGTCAGGACCCGCCACCCGaggattcaaaattttattttgaaaagggattagaatgtaaaatttgattttacaaactaggatttgcaaaattttatttcgcaaaagggAAGCCCAaaaatttttattttaagaactcaaaatgcatgtcagggcctgccgaccaattgatttcaaaattttattttgaaaaaggatgggtaagatcgtaaaattttattttacaaactttgATGCGTGTCGGGGCCCGCCGACCGAtaaatttgaaaattgcaaaattttatttcgcaaaaagggcaagttcataaaattttattttaagaacttaaatgcatgtcagggcctgccgacccaaagaatttcaaaattttattttgaaaaagaagctgatttgaggatcgtaaaattttatttcacgtAAAGAGCTGGAGAATTGGTTGATTTTGAAACTGGCAAAATTTTATTACGAGAAAAAATGAGACTTTATGAGAAACCCCCACTTTGGATGAATCTGGAAGATGAATGACAAAGTAGTCGACTGGAGCAGGTAGTGACAAATATATGACacataaaatgcaatgcatgtCCTAGATATGATGCAAAAAAAATGTTATTTTTTGAAAACATTTTAAATGAGTATTGAAAaagttttcatttttattttttgaaaatattttgaaaaagatGGGGTCTGACCAAATGTGATCCAAGTAGAAGGACTAGACACTACTACTCTTGAAAATATCTCTGCTGTGGagaatatttatcattttttttttttgacatgtgaatttgagtCATATTTTTGACGAGTTCTGCCCTTTTTAAAGTAACAAGCTTTACCAATTACGCAAAACTAATACCATAGAAACAAAATACTTATGTGACCGTATAAACTTAGTGTACATCCCCCGAAGTCTTAGATGCTgaacgagggtgataaatggaatggagtagaaggctctatggtgttagaagacactgaagacctgtgtgcctctctcactcacctaaatgaatgaaaggatcgtcccaagagGAATGGAGACAATGTAACTGTGGATTGATTCGTCTAAGAAAGGGAAAATGACTTCTGCAATTTGATTGCAAATTTGActggaattgttttttttttttgccttgtgAATTTGAGACTTTTGACATTGGATTTAATTACAACTTTGGCTGGAATTTTTTTATCTTGTGAAATTTTGAGACTTTTGACCTGGATTTGTATCTTTTAGAGATCATACTTTTTTTTGTCTTTGACTTTTTGAGACTTCTGTCAGTGGACTAGAATGGCCGTATTCTACAGTGAAATGCTAAGTTTTGTAAATTATTGGCGGTGACAAATTGGTGATCACATGATGATATGAATGATGTTCTCTTGGAACATAATTGTGGATTGCTCATTCATTGCAAAATACAAATGAGCTACGGTGGGTTAGAATTTAGATATTGAACTCATGGATTAGGATTAACTTGTTTGACTACGATTTCTTTTTGTTTGCAACATGACCGTCTTTGAGACTTTTGACTCTTGGGCGAGCTAATTTTCTAGTATTAATGAGAATGGGTGATAAGATTTGCTAACATTTTCGATTGTATGAGTTTGTGCTCATATGGTAGTCAATTAAGATATGAGAAATTGACAAATATGGCAGAAAGCAATTTGTGCTTATTTGAGAAATTGACGAATCTAGTAGTCATTTGAAATATGAAAAAATTGACGAATCGATTAAAAAGATTGAGTCTCTCCAAACCTAGAGGTCACCTAGCTAGAGACACGGCaatcaaggaattatcacaccacaggaGATGGAAAAGGTGGTCAAATGCACGCCCTCGTTCAGGCTCATTCTAAGAGGTCGACTGATCTACACTAAAGAGATACGCCCTAAAGTATTTCaagtctattctactagttaagggtaaaaagtagaacaagtgactaataaaGATGACATATGCtcgtttttttcattttttacgCAACTAAAAAAGGACTAGGATGGTCCTAACTAATTAGACATTTGACATGAACTACATGTTATTTGGTAATGCCAGTAATAGAGTTATAAGATTGTTTGTAagagtgtttttttttgttttattggcATGTTTGTGCTTACTCTTTTTGTTTAGACTGGTTGACATGACTTACAAGAGGAAATCTGGGACAGTTGTACTGGATTTAATGGAAGAACTCGATGTGGAATAAGACTTATACAGACTCTTACAATGGATCACAAATGAgttaaaaaaaatggaaaattgtcaaagaaaaaaagattttcttttttttacattttttaaataaattgaaaaaataagaccccttttaagattttttttttttttttgaaaataaaatgcatgaCGATGACTAACGCAAGTGATGGCTAATTAAGATGAATGCAAGCATCTATCTAAGGGTTAATTGGACCAAATGACACCGTGAAGCTTAAATGCATGTATATAATTATATATCTACCAATATTTAAATGGTGCGTGTGAGAattttgttggggctggtgtcctctacaagtagtgcaataacatttaaatctctaaaaggatcaaagggtatacttttgtattataatcagttggtccacgtttatcaataacggttggcttgctagataagtttgacgttattgtcatacagatggcggtgatcaactggtccctaaaagtcacacctataggatacgtttgagagatgtgacggtatgaaaatacaatcatgttgatgccaaagttgactaagcgaGTTAGTcgagtcattgactaataattagtcaaacgcgatgttgagataattatttaatccaGTTAAATAAtattggctaaggcgaattaaacagttaattcgtaaattaaatataaacgattatatttaattaatgtatattgaattaattatacaatatcgtctttgtcggacatgtattaatatttcaactaatccgtgttattagttgatgctttaataaccgataaccgatgacgatttataataaaaccgtgtcatatacatttagcgaatttcgggtcgaaccacgagttaaaaataagagaaagtggaaagcccactctcccctattgaggctcacggccgaacccaagcaacaaaaggagagctttctctccttttgccctaatcattcatttgtgcaaaataattagggttttgagaacattaccTCTcaaaaaattcagatctcacatctaagaaaaactcacacaacaattctctcaatattgcaaggcaattagagaatacatttctagcacaagggcatagtctcagacggtcttgggtgtatcgattaggaggaaatctactttgatttctgttcttaggccgcatctcaaaggacccgaggttatttctttacctttatcgtttctattgcattttcgttttatgacaataattacatataaaatttgcgttatagtcctaatttttaagggtattatacggatattaccccacaagtggtatcagagcgaggccacgtaaatttttctatgtgattttcatcaaacggaattgaatcgatattttttttattaaaaaccgtgcggcagccTTTTATTCAtcacggcagaattttttttttgcccaCGGCTGTCTCGTTTTTTTCCCTCTtggaaaccgtgtcatgtatatacacggatgttttgttttgttttcgatttgttccttgcatattgttcttgtaatcgatattcattacaatatgttaagatcatgtcaattgtaattttgttttaatccggattatgttaaaattgcaattgggttttgtcAAATCGTCTTGGTATTGCTTGTTGAGGCTCACGGTTTATtgagtcatttttttttttggtctcggATTCATGctttgaaaataaaaaaaaaaaaaaaaaaaattttttaggGTTGCTCTCGGTCAAGCCGTGAGAAGAaagaattttttttgttttgttccttTTTGCTGCTCACGGCATTAGcagctaaaataaaaaaaaaaaaaaaaaaattcgttttTTTGGCCATAtcatgtgcataatacggattttatgcattcgcttaatagtgaaacggttcaccatcgtaccatttagttattttaaaacgatttaaagtaacggattatcacggattgaaattaagttgattaaagcggttttgtcacataattttaatcattaaaggtggtttggataaatttaacataattacggaattatgtcacgaataaatttaatttagttgatgcattttatttatcgttattttgattgttttgaatgcttttaattacgtatttattttttttacaatcagttgcaacttagtgtggccttagtagaacgtgttaccgtaatgatggaacacggtcttggttgtattttgagatctcgcatctccgttttgtttttcttttaaaattgcagtttttatttagaatgtaaataggttaaattttgtaaatttttaattgtaattttgagaagaccaaagatggagatcggatgctcactcccgctgcatggaaaagatggaacatcaagacaagcttctcgggtccaacggtggattccaaagttgtattatgttctttttactaggataggccacactaggaatttttatttacgtattgcattcttttatttattttaacgtaacgatagattgcatcattttccgcctaaaaaccaaaccacctaataaatgcatgaaaactgactcatatagaggtcacgcgttagttttctatgacattcttatgtcacacgatcaagtttaagccatcacctaagataattcattcacgtaatgctagttattcgttcacttaaaatgaattaaaactaagttgatgggatcttcctcgtataaccaaaaattgagaatagtctttataggtcaaactccaatgaatcccttcttcgtcggtaggcataatatgaccccttctacgtcgggtaagttggaactgattgacttattttatctcaacactatggtcactcgtacgatcctgtgattatggtggactatagataggatttacggaaatctatcgaccaagagttcttacggaagaactagctaaacagttggcttatcaatttacagaaattgagtcttgggatcacttgtattattcttgagggagatcaattatgcaagtgcagtgagtctacacgattaaaatgaattttaaatagacttaaatcacctcgatgagttgcttatttcgttttgtttttctttctttttcagcgtagatcactatttttaactgctaataacataatggctggcatcctcgatgacccaatgccaagtgccacattggaccgtgagtcccggtttcggatcttcatgaatcggatgaatcggtctactagatcaagaatgatggatcaaacttcgcgaatgggaggcggcattacggaatgcatcaccgccgacgggaagctcaagtatttgACTGAGCacctcccgccagccccaggccccacggctcgagttaacgaggtctccacgtatagcgacttcgtcatggaagtgggtgcgattaaaaacgtactcatttttgcaatggaatccaatttgcagaaacgcttcatagcccaaggtgcaaacaagattttcaccacgctcactaaggaattctcgaaagcaccgagaatcgtgacctatgagcataccactcgcttctttgatgcgagactccagaagggccaaccggttagcccacacattctcagcatgattgagaatgtcgagagactggaggcgcttgattgtaaaatcagcgagaacattgtgattgaccgcatgcttcattcactccacgatggttttgcgctctttagagcgaattactatatgaatgatttgaagaaaagtcctcatgaactgcactcccttctcgtacagaccgagaaggacatgaagttcagtgggagcttgaaacaggatgttctcgttgtgtcaaacaagggtaagggcaaagctcgtgcaaacctagcgatgaggtaaaccgaagttcaagaagtcgggtcgtAAGAGTGGGCTCGGTGAGTCgaaagcaactcatcaggcgcgacaaagagcaaaaccgaaaacatggaatgccatcattgccacaagactgggcattggaggcgtacatgtcctgtctaccatgaggacataaaagcaggtcgtgttaaacctgttggtatgtcttctttctcttctacttttattcatatgattgagattaaccacgcaagttacgaaacttgggtactagatactggttgtggttctcatctgtgtaatcatgtgcaggggctccgaaacatcgaacccctcgtaaagggtgaggtggacctgcgtgtcgggaatggagcacgagtggctgccgtctcgaggggaacatacgtgatccagcttcctagcggatttgagttatttttatataactgctattatgtacccagtctttctaaaaacattatttcagtttctgcacttgacaaacttggtttttcatttgtaatagagaataattcttgcattttctcattacacgatatgatttatggcaaggcagtctccatgaacggaatttatgttttagatcagaccaccgaaatattacacgtaatgaataaaaagttaaaggttggtgataa is a genomic window containing:
- the LOC141633352 gene encoding protein BONZAI 1-like isoform X2 translates to MEILDADGGGSLKSSSGTLAARDKVQFMPMREVDGDWFYDLVSHDNGILKKGMEIFLTGCYLRIFTDGAVYPRFLPTEYLVVLLDEIWIAISNQ
- the LOC141633352 gene encoding protein BONZAI 1-like isoform X1, producing the protein MEILDADGGGSLKSSSGTLAARDKVQFMPMREVDGDWFYDLVSHDNGILKKGMEIFLTGCYLRIFTDGAVYPRFLPTEYLVVLLDEVAYFIIGEVKSYCM